A single genomic interval of Lathyrus oleraceus cultivar Zhongwan6 chromosome 7, CAAS_Psat_ZW6_1.0, whole genome shotgun sequence harbors:
- the LOC127101773 gene encoding uncharacterized protein LOC127101773, producing the protein MASTKSFITAFLLVVTTSSMILEARQLLQTTLQPNLSGIPTLPPLPSIPTLPQASLPPLPTNIPSLPKLTMPPIPTFPTNIPSLNIPPLRAITSLPNIPPLRAITSLPNIPTSIPITFPSIPFLFPPPSSTSSP; encoded by the coding sequence ATGGCATCAACCAAATCTTTCATCACTGCTTTCCTTCTTGTTGTAACAACGTCAAGCATGATCCTAGAAGCTCGCCAACTTTTGCAAACAACCCTACAACCAAATTTGTCTGGCATTCCAACTTTGCCACCTTTGCCTTCAATTCCAACATTGCCTCAAGCAAGTCTTCCTCCATTACCTACTAACATTCCATCTCTTCCTAAGCTCACTATGCCACCAATTCCTACCTTTCCTACAAATATTCCATCTCTCAACATTCCGCCTTTGCGAGCAATCACTTCACTTCCCAACATTCCGCCTTTGCGAGCAATCACTTCACTTCCCAACATTCCCACCTCAATCCCAATCACTTTTCCTTCCATTCCATTTCTTTTCCCaccaccttcttcaacctctaGCCCTTAA